One genomic region from Pontibaca methylaminivorans encodes:
- a CDS encoding c-type cytochrome — protein MMRLVLLPLLLVATCRQDMVDQASNRTYSESAVWEDDASARPFVEGTMARGDLARQRQRDTPPPVDAALLERGRERYEIFCAPCHGLTGRGDGRVVQRGFPAPPDYLSARLRAAPARHFVDVIANGYGVMFPYGARVAPRDRWAITAYIRALQLAGSETTPGHPGRAAVPVESAGAP, from the coding sequence ATGATGCGGCTCGTGCTCCTTCCGCTGCTTCTGGTCGCGACCTGCCGGCAGGACATGGTCGATCAGGCCAGCAACCGCACCTATTCGGAATCCGCGGTCTGGGAAGATGATGCCTCGGCCCGGCCCTTCGTCGAGGGCACCATGGCGCGGGGCGACCTGGCGCGGCAACGCCAGCGCGACACGCCCCCGCCGGTCGATGCGGCGCTGCTCGAACGGGGCCGGGAGCGGTACGAGATCTTCTGCGCCCCCTGCCATGGGCTGACCGGGCGCGGCGACGGGCGGGTGGTGCAGCGCGGCTTTCCGGCCCCGCCCGATTATCTGTCCGCCCGGCTGCGCGCCGCTCCGGCGCGGCATTTCGTCGATGTGATCGCGAACGGCTACGGGGTGATGTTCCCCTATGGCGCGCGCGTCGCGCCGCGCGACCGCTGGGCCATCACCGCCTATATCCGGGCGCTGCAGCTTGCCGGGAGCGAAACCACCCCCGGCCATCCGGGCCGCGCCGCCGTGCCGGTGGAAAGCGCAGGTGCGCCATGA
- the nrfD gene encoding NrfD/PsrC family molybdoenzyme membrane anchor subunit, protein MSRGPYLPDMAPAAITAAVARPLLQPAWGWRWWLGFGVSAALTLLFVVAVGWLFYRGVGVWGVDTSNIWGFALANYVWWIGIGNAGTLISALLLLTRQRWRASISRFAEAMTLFAAAMAGLMPILHLGRPWLFYWLVPYPDTMGLLPQWRSPLVWDFFAIASYLLFSMMFWYAGALPDFASLRDRARTRGRQLFYGVLAMGWRNSARHWRIWRDYYGALAALGVPLVVSVHSVVGMDFSAALMPGWAETIFPPYFVVGAMYSGFAMVVVLAAIFRRALSIPFLITDAHFEVMARILLFCSLVMTLSYATEWFYSWYSQDPADLDFTRAQFTGPRAPLYAAMLVCNCLVPMLFWRRALRRSVPVVVGVSLLINLGMWLERVLIVTQTLSLGFLPSQRASYVPTLWDWAVLFGSLGFFSLLFFLFIRIVPAASIHEIKEAIRAEAAS, encoded by the coding sequence ATGAGCCGCGGCCCCTACCTTCCCGACATGGCACCCGCCGCGATCACCGCGGCCGTCGCCCGCCCGCTGCTGCAGCCCGCATGGGGCTGGCGCTGGTGGCTCGGCTTCGGGGTGTCGGCGGCGCTCACGCTGCTGTTCGTCGTTGCCGTCGGCTGGCTGTTCTATCGGGGGGTCGGGGTCTGGGGCGTCGATACCTCCAACATCTGGGGGTTCGCGCTCGCGAATTATGTCTGGTGGATCGGCATCGGCAATGCCGGCACGCTGATCTCGGCGCTGCTTCTGCTGACGCGGCAGCGCTGGCGGGCCTCGATCAGCCGCTTTGCCGAGGCCATGACGCTGTTCGCCGCCGCCATGGCGGGGCTCATGCCGATCCTTCACCTGGGGCGGCCCTGGCTGTTCTATTGGCTCGTGCCCTATCCCGACACCATGGGCCTGCTGCCGCAGTGGCGCAGCCCGCTGGTCTGGGATTTCTTCGCCATCGCGAGCTACCTGCTGTTCAGCATGATGTTCTGGTATGCCGGCGCGCTGCCCGATTTCGCCAGCCTGCGCGACCGCGCCCGCACCCGGGGCCGGCAACTGTTCTACGGCGTGCTGGCCATGGGCTGGCGCAATTCGGCCCGGCACTGGCGGATCTGGCGGGATTACTACGGCGCGCTCGCGGCGCTCGGCGTGCCGCTGGTGGTGTCGGTGCATTCGGTCGTGGGCATGGATTTCTCGGCCGCGCTGATGCCCGGCTGGGCCGAGACGATCTTTCCGCCCTATTTCGTCGTCGGCGCCATGTATTCGGGCTTTGCCATGGTGGTGGTGCTGGCGGCGATCTTCCGCCGGGCGCTGTCGATCCCGTTCCTGATCACCGATGCGCATTTCGAGGTGATGGCCCGGATCCTGCTGTTCTGTTCGCTGGTCATGACGCTCAGCTATGCGACCGAATGGTTCTATTCCTGGTATTCGCAGGATCCGGCCGATCTGGATTTCACCCGGGCGCAGTTCACCGGCCCGCGGGCGCCGCTATATGCCGCGATGCTGGTCTGCAACTGCCTGGTGCCGATGCTGTTCTGGCGGCGGGCGCTGCGCCGCTCGGTGCCGGTGGTGGTGGGCGTTTCGCTGCTGATCAACCTTGGCATGTGGCTGGAACGGGTGCTGATCGTCACGCAGACGCTTTCGCTCGGTTTCCTGCCCTCGCAGCGGGCCAGCTATGTGCCGACCCTCTGGGACTGGGCGGTGCTGTTCGGCTCGCTCGGGTTCTTTTCGCTGCTGTTCTTCCTGTTCATACGCATCGTGCCGGCGGCCTCGATCCACGAGATCAAGGAAGCGATCCGGGCGGAGGCCGCATCATGA
- a CDS encoding 4Fe-4S dicluster domain-containing protein, producing the protein MSGGVTRRGALRLFSAGAAALIARSRPAGGASLPYRAMPEGLVPGRPVFFATSLPLGGAGRGVLVETHEGRPTKIHGNPDHPASGGASDVFAEAAVLDLFDPHRSRAPRRDGIPAGWPALEAALAGAGRGQQGGLALLTGPVGSPTLARQLRAVPGAVGAEWFMSQPLRPALADARAQFWPDFPGSGMVVSLGADPLGPGPAQLALARAWTMARRAGMRSACFEAQPTLTGAASDRRFAVRPSVLAQVAAALAGDAVPKADLPQETQAIARSLHEAGGLVLPGPDLPAQAQAQVAALNERLGSRLRRLRPFWDWPGLDPGSVDDLVAAMERGDIRGLIVIGCNPVYEYGPGFAELMRSLPESFHFGTQIDETAEAARWHGPLHHPLEDWSDLRAVEGTIGLQQPVIAPLHDSRSAHQVLGMVAGDPPGDALGAVQATWRARWEAEFDERWPQALHDGVVGGTGPEQIASPVTPPVTPAAPPPAATGPPARGDGDSGLEVALLPSPTLWDGSFAGNAWLQECPDPFSKQVWGNAIRLAPSDAARLDIKTGDAVELAGRRRVTGPALVSDLQAAGSVGLHRGHGREAAGPIGTGIGFRATGLGPRAELRRADAPVTLLRMQSDFDQQGRDFAQVVPARQGRAESVGDIPASLYPDRPGAEDPARAWGMVIDTDACIGCNACVIACQAENNIPVVGAAEVARGRRMHWLRIDRYEAPEGAPEGAQLFQPVPCMHCEKAPCEPVCPVAASVHDSEGLNLQVYNRCIGTRFCQANCPYKVRRFNFFDYAGGQTVEEQGSDLLAALRNPDVSVRARGVMEKCTYCVQRISAARINARKEQRAIRDGEVVTACQAACPTGAISFGDLLDPGSRVRRQRQDPRHYALLGHLGTRPRTTYLARVIPPHDEAPESQPDPETDLQADPQPDPGEEPT; encoded by the coding sequence ATGAGCGGCGGGGTCACCCGCCGCGGCGCGCTGCGCCTGTTTTCCGCGGGGGCGGCGGCGCTCATTGCCCGGTCCCGCCCGGCGGGCGGCGCGAGCCTGCCCTACCGCGCCATGCCCGAGGGGCTGGTGCCCGGCCGCCCGGTGTTCTTTGCCACCTCCCTGCCGCTTGGCGGGGCGGGGCGGGGCGTGCTGGTCGAAACGCATGAGGGACGCCCGACCAAGATCCACGGCAACCCCGATCACCCCGCCAGCGGCGGCGCGAGCGATGTCTTTGCCGAGGCGGCGGTGCTCGACCTTTTCGACCCGCATCGCTCGCGCGCGCCGCGCCGCGATGGCATCCCCGCCGGCTGGCCGGCGCTCGAGGCCGCGCTGGCCGGGGCCGGCAGGGGGCAGCAGGGCGGGCTTGCGCTGCTGACCGGCCCGGTCGGGTCGCCGACGCTGGCGCGGCAGTTGCGCGCGGTTCCTGGCGCTGTGGGGGCGGAGTGGTTCATGTCGCAGCCGCTGCGCCCGGCGCTGGCCGATGCCCGGGCGCAGTTCTGGCCCGATTTTCCCGGCAGCGGCATGGTGGTCAGCCTCGGCGCCGATCCGCTCGGGCCGGGGCCGGCGCAACTGGCGCTGGCGCGGGCATGGACCATGGCGCGCCGGGCGGGGATGCGCAGCGCGTGTTTCGAGGCGCAGCCGACGCTGACCGGCGCGGCGAGCGACCGGCGGTTCGCGGTCCGCCCCTCGGTGCTTGCGCAGGTGGCCGCCGCGCTGGCCGGCGATGCGGTGCCAAAGGCGGACCTGCCGCAGGAAACGCAGGCGATTGCCCGGTCGCTGCACGAGGCGGGCGGGCTGGTGCTGCCGGGGCCCGACCTGCCCGCCCAAGCACAGGCGCAGGTCGCGGCGCTCAACGAGCGGCTCGGCAGCCGGCTGCGCCGGCTGCGCCCGTTCTGGGACTGGCCCGGGCTCGACCCCGGTTCGGTCGATGATCTGGTGGCCGCCATGGAGCGGGGCGATATCCGCGGGCTGATCGTGATCGGCTGCAACCCGGTCTACGAATACGGCCCCGGGTTTGCCGAGCTCATGCGCAGCCTGCCGGAAAGCTTTCATTTCGGAACGCAGATCGACGAGACGGCCGAGGCGGCCCGCTGGCACGGGCCGCTGCATCATCCGCTCGAGGACTGGTCCGATCTGCGGGCGGTCGAGGGGACGATCGGCCTGCAGCAGCCGGTGATCGCCCCGCTTCATGACAGCCGCTCGGCGCATCAGGTGCTCGGGATGGTGGCGGGCGATCCACCGGGCGATGCGCTCGGGGCGGTTCAGGCCACCTGGCGCGCCCGCTGGGAAGCGGAATTTGATGAGCGCTGGCCGCAGGCCCTGCATGACGGGGTGGTCGGCGGCACCGGGCCCGAGCAGATCGCGTCACCCGTTACCCCGCCCGTTACCCCGGCCGCGCCCCCGCCGGCGGCCACCGGCCCGCCGGCGCGCGGGGACGGGGACAGCGGGCTGGAGGTTGCGCTCCTGCCGTCGCCGACGCTCTGGGACGGGTCGTTCGCCGGCAATGCCTGGCTGCAGGAATGCCCCGACCCGTTCAGCAAGCAGGTCTGGGGCAATGCGATCCGGCTGGCGCCGTCGGATGCCGCGCGGCTTGACATAAAGACCGGCGATGCGGTGGAACTTGCCGGGCGCCGCCGCGTCACCGGCCCGGCGCTGGTCAGCGATCTGCAGGCCGCGGGCAGCGTCGGCCTGCACCGGGGCCACGGGCGCGAGGCCGCCGGTCCGATCGGCACGGGGATCGGCTTTCGCGCCACCGGCCTTGGCCCGCGCGCGGAACTGCGCCGCGCGGATGCGCCGGTCACGCTTTTGCGCATGCAGAGCGATTTCGACCAGCAGGGCCGCGATTTCGCGCAGGTGGTGCCCGCCCGGCAGGGCCGCGCCGAAAGCGTCGGGGACATCCCGGCCAGCCTTTACCCCGACCGCCCCGGAGCAGAGGATCCGGCCCGCGCCTGGGGCATGGTGATCGACACCGACGCCTGCATCGGCTGCAACGCCTGCGTGATCGCCTGCCAGGCCGAGAACAACATCCCCGTGGTCGGCGCGGCGGAGGTGGCGCGGGGCCGGCGCATGCACTGGCTGCGCATCGACCGTTACGAGGCGCCGGAGGGGGCACCGGAGGGCGCGCAGCTGTTCCAGCCGGTGCCCTGCATGCATTGCGAAAAGGCCCCCTGCGAGCCGGTCTGCCCGGTCGCCGCGTCGGTCCACGACAGCGAGGGGCTGAACCTGCAGGTCTACAACCGCTGCATCGGCACCCGGTTCTGCCAGGCGAACTGCCCCTACAAGGTGCGCCGGTTCAATTTTTTCGATTACGCCGGCGGCCAGACCGTCGAGGAACAGGGCAGCGACCTTCTGGCGGCGCTGCGCAACCCCGACGTCAGCGTTCGCGCCCGCGGCGTCATGGAAAAATGCACCTATTGCGTGCAGCGGATCTCGGCCGCCCGCATCAATGCCCGCAAGGAGCAGCGCGCGATCCGGGACGGCGAGGTGGTGACCGCCTGCCAGGCGGCCTGCCCGACCGGGGCGATCAGTTTCGGCGATCTGCTCGATCCCGGTTCCCGCGTGCGCCGGCAGCGGCAGGATCCGCGCCATTACGCGCTGCTCGGGCATCTCGGCACGCGACCGCGCACCACCTATCTGGCCCGGGTCATCCCCCCGCACGACGAGGCGCCCGAATCGCAGCCGGACCCGGAGACTGACCTACAGGCAGACCCGCAGCCGGACCCGGGGGAGGAGCCGACATGA
- a CDS encoding DUF3341 domain-containing protein: MSAPRLILVFDDCDALIEAARTLRQSGVTGIDAHTPWHVTELDDLLDLPRSRVRPVMLWAGLAAGGAMLFLQWWNSTIGYPVDSGGRPLASWPSYMFATFETGVLAAAFAGLLTFLRGCGLPRLNHPFFAHVATEAASDDGFLLSLPAGDAPDRLALERMTGALRIIEVGS, translated from the coding sequence ATGAGCGCCCCCCGACTGATCCTCGTGTTCGACGATTGCGACGCGCTGATCGAGGCGGCGCGGACGCTGCGGCAAAGCGGTGTCACCGGCATCGACGCCCATACGCCCTGGCATGTGACCGAACTTGACGATCTGCTGGACCTGCCGCGTTCGCGGGTCCGGCCGGTGATGCTCTGGGCGGGGCTCGCGGCGGGGGGTGCGATGCTGTTCCTGCAATGGTGGAATTCGACCATCGGCTATCCGGTCGATTCGGGCGGGCGGCCGCTTGCCTCCTGGCCCTCCTACATGTTCGCCACCTTCGAGACCGGAGTGCTGGCCGCCGCCTTCGCCGGTTTGCTGACCTTTCTGCGGGGGTGCGGGCTGCCGCGGCTCAACCATCCCTTTTTTGCCCATGTCGCGACCGAGGCGGCGAGCGATGACGGGTTCCTGCTCAGCCTCCCGGCGGGGGATGCGCCGGACCGGCTTGCGCTTGAACGGATGACCGGGGCGCTGCGCATCATCGAGGTCGGATCATGA